The following are encoded together in the Paludisphaera mucosa genome:
- a CDS encoding SDR family NAD(P)-dependent oxidoreductase codes for MHSGVKKALAITAAGVGAAIAARAFVRHRRMISLAGRTVLITGGSRGLGLVLAREFAHQGARIAICARDGDELARARADLAARGADAATFVCDVTDQSQVDRTVDQVLDRFGRLDVLVNNAGVIQVGPFEETTVEDFEEAMATHFWGPLYTTLAVLPSMRERGEGRILNIASIGGKVAAPHLLPYSSSKFALIGFSEGLRAELLKDGIYVTAVAPGLMRTGSIHKATFKGQHQKEFAWFAIGDSIPGLSMSAESAARKIVDAARHGDAEAILSLPAHLMAKAHGLFPGLFADAMGLMNRFVFPAPGGIGKRKVEGKDSRSALAPAWATILSDRAAFRNNEL; via the coding sequence ATGCACAGCGGCGTGAAGAAGGCCCTCGCCATCACGGCGGCGGGAGTCGGCGCGGCGATCGCCGCGCGGGCGTTCGTCCGGCATCGGAGGATGATCAGCCTCGCCGGCCGGACCGTCCTCATCACCGGCGGTTCGCGGGGACTCGGCCTGGTCCTGGCCCGCGAATTCGCCCACCAAGGCGCGCGGATCGCCATCTGCGCTCGCGACGGCGACGAGCTGGCCCGCGCCCGGGCCGACCTCGCGGCCCGCGGTGCGGACGCCGCGACCTTCGTCTGCGACGTGACCGACCAGTCCCAGGTCGACCGGACGGTCGACCAAGTGCTGGACCGTTTCGGCCGCCTCGACGTCCTGGTCAACAACGCCGGGGTCATCCAGGTCGGCCCGTTCGAGGAGACGACGGTCGAGGATTTCGAAGAGGCGATGGCGACCCATTTCTGGGGCCCCCTCTACACGACCCTGGCCGTCCTGCCTTCGATGCGCGAGCGCGGCGAGGGCCGGATCCTCAACATCGCCTCGATCGGCGGCAAGGTGGCGGCGCCGCACCTGCTCCCCTACAGCTCCAGCAAGTTCGCCCTGATCGGCTTTTCGGAAGGCCTCCGCGCCGAACTGCTGAAGGACGGGATCTACGTGACCGCGGTGGCCCCCGGCCTCATGCGGACGGGGAGCATCCACAAGGCGACGTTCAAGGGGCAGCACCAGAAGGAATTCGCCTGGTTCGCCATCGGCGACTCGATCCCGGGCCTTTCCATGAGCGCCGAGTCCGCCGCGCGCAAGATCGTCGACGCCGCCCGTCACGGCGACGCCGAGGCGATCCTCTCCCTCCCCGCCCACCTCATGGCCAAGGCCCACGGCCTCTTCCCGGGCCTCTTCGCCGACGCCATGGGCCTCATGAATCGCTTCGTCTTCCCCGCCCCCGGCGGGATCGGCAAGCGCAAAGTCGAGGGCAAGGACAGCCGATCCGCCCTCGCCCCCGCCTGGGCCACGATCCTGAGCGACCGCGCCGCGTTCCGAAACAACGAGCTGTGA
- a CDS encoding DUF1559 domain-containing protein, with product MRSSSRRGFTLIELLVVIAIIAVLIALLLPAVQSAREAARRAQCTNNLKQIGLALHNYHSSTNVFPMGGSRSNRIYQATGTSYDDWTTWSAHALMLPYIEQGPLYNAINFAFSPEESDGTPNAAQSTVVLTIVNGYLCPSDPNAGRRNTNSYHGSYGTTTNSNLYYPNDNNNAGCNGLFSIMMPYGLKDCADGASNTVAFAEALVGNGLGNGRIGGGGSSPSTYRGNVVMPASGEPANSRVFNGSSQQAAVLAGLQACATSFVPGNIADHRGWRWADGTTGFTMFNTIQTPNDNQYRFNGCRFGCGAGCNMDGGFSYAASSAHPGGVNACMADGSVRYVKDSVSRMTWWALGTRDGGEVVSSDSY from the coding sequence ATGAGATCGTCGTCCCGCCGCGGCTTCACCCTGATCGAACTGCTCGTCGTGATCGCCATTATCGCCGTCCTGATCGCCCTGCTGCTGCCGGCCGTGCAGTCGGCCCGCGAGGCCGCCCGCCGCGCCCAGTGCACCAACAACCTGAAGCAGATCGGCCTCGCGCTCCACAACTACCATTCCTCCACGAACGTCTTCCCGATGGGCGGCTCGCGCTCCAACCGCATCTACCAGGCGACGGGCACGAGCTACGACGACTGGACGACGTGGAGCGCCCACGCGCTCATGCTCCCCTACATCGAGCAGGGGCCGCTGTACAACGCGATCAACTTCGCGTTCTCGCCCGAAGAGTCCGACGGCACGCCGAACGCGGCCCAGTCGACGGTCGTGCTGACGATCGTCAACGGCTACCTCTGCCCGTCCGACCCCAACGCGGGCCGTCGCAACACCAACAGCTACCACGGCTCGTACGGCACCACGACGAACAGCAACCTGTACTATCCCAACGACAACAACAACGCGGGCTGCAACGGCCTGTTCTCGATCATGATGCCCTACGGCCTGAAGGACTGCGCCGACGGCGCCTCGAACACCGTCGCCTTCGCCGAGGCCCTGGTGGGCAACGGCCTGGGCAACGGCCGGATCGGCGGCGGCGGCTCCAGCCCCAGCACGTACCGCGGCAACGTGGTCATGCCCGCCTCCGGAGAGCCGGCCAACTCCCGCGTCTTCAACGGGTCCAGCCAGCAGGCGGCGGTGCTCGCCGGCCTCCAGGCCTGCGCCACGTCGTTCGTGCCGGGCAACATCGCCGACCACCGCGGCTGGCGCTGGGCCGACGGCACGACCGGGTTCACGATGTTCAACACCATCCAGACCCCGAATGACAACCAGTACCGCTTCAACGGCTGCCGCTTCGGCTGCGGCGCCGGCTGCAACATGGACGGCGGCTTCAGCTACGCCGCCAGCAGCGCCCACCCGGGCGGCGTCAACGCCTGCATGGCGGACGGCAGCGTCCGCTACGTCAAGGACTCCGTCAGCCGGATGACCTGGTGGGCCCTCGGCACCCGCGACGGCGGCGAAGTCGTCTCTTCCGACAGTTATTGA